A single region of the Dunckerocampus dactyliophorus isolate RoL2022-P2 chromosome 3, RoL_Ddac_1.1, whole genome shotgun sequence genome encodes:
- the cdhr5a gene encoding cadherin-related family member 5 isoform X3 gives MLDHSSSKAVQKSATLVVWVQCSRPGSKSLNESVEVVVENINDNPPNFAQNHYNLEVNELTPVNSSVGLIEATDVDSEPLYYRLESATDKYFHLENINTPKLVVKSVMDYDVVQKISLVLHVQDTFNGSASDKPFFTSVVTITVHVKDIDNRPPWFQPCLRTNLGLAKLCVSGGYRGKVNLTEKEEGPLMLEPGPVFAKDGDKNRSEQISYRILRGNEGNIFQIDEDTGNISMSKAADIVGPITLTVLASQVTNRDQFSVTQVTFEVMKKSRNPPRFEKERYEGFIYSNSVPESMILRDRSTYRPFRVRARDEDFAGGVNPDVKYEVQYSSYVNVTSDGFVILKRVVKTESFALQLRAVDSTTGEFGTAALSVQVIPADAIPSPSNVGYRAGDMALLGLVMAALLVLCLIVIGFLISRLWKGNSGADNICECLDCLKSKQPHTGHRDSLQYTNDGFQNEADTSRGRLPRRSTFPLAGGRVMPLGRRNRHCSSCGVFANHIPKGSPSVRPSRRGRGDGDDYSSRSMLAKQKRREGQKTVWFKESEDSSDIEVEIIPDTVGRVEEETQEELEEELVMEGVVRDPAAPCAQSDDGQESSSLEPGPEQDHGSTPVDKEKGGNDQDA, from the exons atgctcgaccactcctcttcaaag GCAGTACAGAAGAGTGCAACTCTGGTGGTGTGGGTGCAATGCAGCAGACCTGGTTCCAAATCT CTCAACGAGTCTGTTGAAGTGGTCGTGGAAAATATCAATGACAACCCGCCAAACTTTGCTCAGAATCACTACAACCTGGAAGTGAATGAG CTGACTCCAGTCAACTCCAGTGTTGGACTAATCGAAGCTACTGATGTTGATTCTGAACCACTGTATTATCGCTTAGAGTCTGCCACG GATAAATACTTCCACCTGGAGAACATCAACACTCCAAAATTAGTTGTTAAAAGTGTAATGGACTACGATGTTGTGCAAAAGATCTCTCTGGTTTTACATGTACAG GACACATTTAACGGTTCTGCTTCCGATAAGCCCTTCTTCACATCTGTGGTCACCATCACCGTGCATGTGAAGGACATAGATAACCGCCCCCCCTGGTTTCAGCCTTGTTTGAGGACTAACTTGGGGCTTGCCAAGCTGTGCGTGAGCGGCGGCTATCGAGGCAAAGTCAATCTGACTGAGAAGGAG GAGGGCCCACTGATGCTGGAACCAGGTCCGGTCTTTGCTAAAGATGGAGACAAGAACAGAAGCGAACAGATCAGCTACAGAATTTTAAGAG GGAATGAAGGAAACATATTCCAGATTGACGAGGACACGGGGAACATCAGCATGTCCAAAGCTGCTGATATCGTGGGCCCGATAACTCTCACTGTTCTG GCATCACAGGTGACCAACAGGGATCAGTTTTCTGTGACCCAGGTGACCTTCGAGGTGATGAAGAAGAGCAGGAACCCTCCTCGCTTTGAGAAGGAGCGTTACGAGGGATTTATCTACAGCAACTCTGTACCTGAAAGCATGATCCTCAGGGACCGCAGCACCTACCGGCCCTTCCGGGTCCGAGCTCGGGATGAGGACTTTGCTGGT GGTGTGAATCCAGACGTCAAGTATGAGGTGCAGTACAGCAGCTATGTCAACGTGACCTCAGATGGTTTTGTGATCCTAAAGAGAGTTGTGAAGACGGAGTCGTTTGCATTGCAG CTCAGAGCAGTGGACTCCACAACGGGAGAGTTTGGCACAGCAGCCCTTTCTGTTCAGGTTATTCCAG CTGACGCCATACCGTCCCCTTCCAATGTTGGCTACCGTGCGGGGGACATGGCGCTCCTCGGGCTGGTCATGGCAGCTCTGTTGGTCCTCTGCCTCATCGTGATTGGCTTTTTGATTTCCCGCTTGTGGAAGGGCAACTCGGGCGCGGACAACATATGTGAG TGCTTGGACTGTCTGAAGTCTAAGCAGCCCCACACCGGCCACAGAGACTCCCTGCAGTACACCAACGACGGCTTCCAGAATGAGGCAGACACAAGCCGTGGGCGCCTTCCCAGAAGGAGCACTTTCCCCCTGGCCGGGGGCCGAGTCATGCCACTGGGGAGACGCAACCGCCACTGCTCCTCCTGTGGTGTCTTTGCAAACCACATCCCCAAAGGCAGCCCGTCGGTGAGACCCTCTAGGAGGGGTAGAGGGGACGGGGATGACTACAGTTCAAGGTCCATGCTGGCCAAGCAGAAGAGGAGGGAGGGGCAGAAGACGGTGTGGTTCAAGGAGAGCGAGGACTCCTCGGACATCGAGGTAGAGATTATCCCAGATACCGTGGGCCGAGTGGAGGAGGAGAcgcaggaggagctggaggaggagttagTGATGGAGGGAGTGGTCAGAGACCCTGCTGCCCCCTGCGCACAGTCTGATGATGGGCAGGAAAGCTCCAGCCTGGAGCCCGGACCTGAGCAGGACCATGGCAGCACTCCTGTGGACAAAGAGAAAGGAGGGAATGATCAGGATGCCTGA
- the cdhr5a gene encoding cadherin-related family member 5 isoform X2 yields MFYLKGKALMVKKGLDYEAVQKSATLVVWVQCSRPGSKSLNESVEVVVENINDNPPNFAQNHYNLEVNELTPVNSSVGLIEATDVDSEPLYYRLESATDKYFHLENINTPKLVVKSVMDYDVVQKISLVLHVQDTFNGSASDKPFFTSVVTITVHVKDIDNRPPWFQPCLRTNLGLAKLCVSGGYRGKVNLTEKEEGPLMLEPGPVFAKDGDKNRSEQISYRILRGNEGNIFQIDEDTGNISMSKAADIVGPITLTVLASQVTNRDQFSVTQVTFEVMKKSRNPPRFEKERYEGFIYSNSVPESMILRDRSTYRPFRVRARDEDFAGGVNPDVKYEVQYSSYVNVTSDGFVILKRVVKTESFALQLRAVDSTTGEFGTAALSVQVIPADAIPSPSNVGYRAGDMALLGLVMAALLVLCLIVIGFLISRLWKGNSGADNICECLDCLKSKQPHTGHRDSLQYTNDGFQNEADTSRGRLPRRSTFPLAGGRVMPLGRRNRHCSSCGVFANHIPKGSPSVRPSRRGRGDGDDYSSRSMLAKQKRREGQKTVWFKESEDSSDIEVEIIPDTVGRVEEETQEELEEELVMEGVVRDPAAPCAQSDDGQESSSLEPGPEQDHGSTPVDKEKGGNDQDA; encoded by the exons ATGTTTTACCTAAAAGGCAAAGCCCTGATGGTGAAGAAAGGACTGGACTATGAG GCAGTACAGAAGAGTGCAACTCTGGTGGTGTGGGTGCAATGCAGCAGACCTGGTTCCAAATCT CTCAACGAGTCTGTTGAAGTGGTCGTGGAAAATATCAATGACAACCCGCCAAACTTTGCTCAGAATCACTACAACCTGGAAGTGAATGAG CTGACTCCAGTCAACTCCAGTGTTGGACTAATCGAAGCTACTGATGTTGATTCTGAACCACTGTATTATCGCTTAGAGTCTGCCACG GATAAATACTTCCACCTGGAGAACATCAACACTCCAAAATTAGTTGTTAAAAGTGTAATGGACTACGATGTTGTGCAAAAGATCTCTCTGGTTTTACATGTACAG GACACATTTAACGGTTCTGCTTCCGATAAGCCCTTCTTCACATCTGTGGTCACCATCACCGTGCATGTGAAGGACATAGATAACCGCCCCCCCTGGTTTCAGCCTTGTTTGAGGACTAACTTGGGGCTTGCCAAGCTGTGCGTGAGCGGCGGCTATCGAGGCAAAGTCAATCTGACTGAGAAGGAG GAGGGCCCACTGATGCTGGAACCAGGTCCGGTCTTTGCTAAAGATGGAGACAAGAACAGAAGCGAACAGATCAGCTACAGAATTTTAAGAG GGAATGAAGGAAACATATTCCAGATTGACGAGGACACGGGGAACATCAGCATGTCCAAAGCTGCTGATATCGTGGGCCCGATAACTCTCACTGTTCTG GCATCACAGGTGACCAACAGGGATCAGTTTTCTGTGACCCAGGTGACCTTCGAGGTGATGAAGAAGAGCAGGAACCCTCCTCGCTTTGAGAAGGAGCGTTACGAGGGATTTATCTACAGCAACTCTGTACCTGAAAGCATGATCCTCAGGGACCGCAGCACCTACCGGCCCTTCCGGGTCCGAGCTCGGGATGAGGACTTTGCTGGT GGTGTGAATCCAGACGTCAAGTATGAGGTGCAGTACAGCAGCTATGTCAACGTGACCTCAGATGGTTTTGTGATCCTAAAGAGAGTTGTGAAGACGGAGTCGTTTGCATTGCAG CTCAGAGCAGTGGACTCCACAACGGGAGAGTTTGGCACAGCAGCCCTTTCTGTTCAGGTTATTCCAG CTGACGCCATACCGTCCCCTTCCAATGTTGGCTACCGTGCGGGGGACATGGCGCTCCTCGGGCTGGTCATGGCAGCTCTGTTGGTCCTCTGCCTCATCGTGATTGGCTTTTTGATTTCCCGCTTGTGGAAGGGCAACTCGGGCGCGGACAACATATGTGAG TGCTTGGACTGTCTGAAGTCTAAGCAGCCCCACACCGGCCACAGAGACTCCCTGCAGTACACCAACGACGGCTTCCAGAATGAGGCAGACACAAGCCGTGGGCGCCTTCCCAGAAGGAGCACTTTCCCCCTGGCCGGGGGCCGAGTCATGCCACTGGGGAGACGCAACCGCCACTGCTCCTCCTGTGGTGTCTTTGCAAACCACATCCCCAAAGGCAGCCCGTCGGTGAGACCCTCTAGGAGGGGTAGAGGGGACGGGGATGACTACAGTTCAAGGTCCATGCTGGCCAAGCAGAAGAGGAGGGAGGGGCAGAAGACGGTGTGGTTCAAGGAGAGCGAGGACTCCTCGGACATCGAGGTAGAGATTATCCCAGATACCGTGGGCCGAGTGGAGGAGGAGAcgcaggaggagctggaggaggagttagTGATGGAGGGAGTGGTCAGAGACCCTGCTGCCCCCTGCGCACAGTCTGATGATGGGCAGGAAAGCTCCAGCCTGGAGCCCGGACCTGAGCAGGACCATGGCAGCACTCCTGTGGACAAAGAGAAAGGAGGGAATGATCAGGATGCCTGA
- the cdhr5a gene encoding cadherin-related family member 5 isoform X1 yields the protein MEQKWKPVIAVFRCIVVVCFCTLCSAQRLCTVPPGPVLVPENNTADIQVVKITSGSDVTLTVVVNPEEMFYLKGKALMVKKGLDYEAVQKSATLVVWVQCSRPGSKSLNESVEVVVENINDNPPNFAQNHYNLEVNELTPVNSSVGLIEATDVDSEPLYYRLESATDKYFHLENINTPKLVVKSVMDYDVVQKISLVLHVQDTFNGSASDKPFFTSVVTITVHVKDIDNRPPWFQPCLRTNLGLAKLCVSGGYRGKVNLTEKEEGPLMLEPGPVFAKDGDKNRSEQISYRILRGNEGNIFQIDEDTGNISMSKAADIVGPITLTVLASQVTNRDQFSVTQVTFEVMKKSRNPPRFEKERYEGFIYSNSVPESMILRDRSTYRPFRVRARDEDFAGGVNPDVKYEVQYSSYVNVTSDGFVILKRVVKTESFALQLRAVDSTTGEFGTAALSVQVIPADAIPSPSNVGYRAGDMALLGLVMAALLVLCLIVIGFLISRLWKGNSGADNICECLDCLKSKQPHTGHRDSLQYTNDGFQNEADTSRGRLPRRSTFPLAGGRVMPLGRRNRHCSSCGVFANHIPKGSPSVRPSRRGRGDGDDYSSRSMLAKQKRREGQKTVWFKESEDSSDIEVEIIPDTVGRVEEETQEELEEELVMEGVVRDPAAPCAQSDDGQESSSLEPGPEQDHGSTPVDKEKGGNDQDA from the exons TGTGCACAGTGCCTCCTGGACCTGTGCTCGTCCCGGAGAACAACACTGCTGACATCCAGGTGGTTAAAATAACCTCCGGTAGCGATGTCACTCTGACCGTTGTGGTGAATCCCGAAGAAATGTTTTACCTAAAAGGCAAAGCCCTGATGGTGAAGAAAGGACTGGACTATGAG GCAGTACAGAAGAGTGCAACTCTGGTGGTGTGGGTGCAATGCAGCAGACCTGGTTCCAAATCT CTCAACGAGTCTGTTGAAGTGGTCGTGGAAAATATCAATGACAACCCGCCAAACTTTGCTCAGAATCACTACAACCTGGAAGTGAATGAG CTGACTCCAGTCAACTCCAGTGTTGGACTAATCGAAGCTACTGATGTTGATTCTGAACCACTGTATTATCGCTTAGAGTCTGCCACG GATAAATACTTCCACCTGGAGAACATCAACACTCCAAAATTAGTTGTTAAAAGTGTAATGGACTACGATGTTGTGCAAAAGATCTCTCTGGTTTTACATGTACAG GACACATTTAACGGTTCTGCTTCCGATAAGCCCTTCTTCACATCTGTGGTCACCATCACCGTGCATGTGAAGGACATAGATAACCGCCCCCCCTGGTTTCAGCCTTGTTTGAGGACTAACTTGGGGCTTGCCAAGCTGTGCGTGAGCGGCGGCTATCGAGGCAAAGTCAATCTGACTGAGAAGGAG GAGGGCCCACTGATGCTGGAACCAGGTCCGGTCTTTGCTAAAGATGGAGACAAGAACAGAAGCGAACAGATCAGCTACAGAATTTTAAGAG GGAATGAAGGAAACATATTCCAGATTGACGAGGACACGGGGAACATCAGCATGTCCAAAGCTGCTGATATCGTGGGCCCGATAACTCTCACTGTTCTG GCATCACAGGTGACCAACAGGGATCAGTTTTCTGTGACCCAGGTGACCTTCGAGGTGATGAAGAAGAGCAGGAACCCTCCTCGCTTTGAGAAGGAGCGTTACGAGGGATTTATCTACAGCAACTCTGTACCTGAAAGCATGATCCTCAGGGACCGCAGCACCTACCGGCCCTTCCGGGTCCGAGCTCGGGATGAGGACTTTGCTGGT GGTGTGAATCCAGACGTCAAGTATGAGGTGCAGTACAGCAGCTATGTCAACGTGACCTCAGATGGTTTTGTGATCCTAAAGAGAGTTGTGAAGACGGAGTCGTTTGCATTGCAG CTCAGAGCAGTGGACTCCACAACGGGAGAGTTTGGCACAGCAGCCCTTTCTGTTCAGGTTATTCCAG CTGACGCCATACCGTCCCCTTCCAATGTTGGCTACCGTGCGGGGGACATGGCGCTCCTCGGGCTGGTCATGGCAGCTCTGTTGGTCCTCTGCCTCATCGTGATTGGCTTTTTGATTTCCCGCTTGTGGAAGGGCAACTCGGGCGCGGACAACATATGTGAG TGCTTGGACTGTCTGAAGTCTAAGCAGCCCCACACCGGCCACAGAGACTCCCTGCAGTACACCAACGACGGCTTCCAGAATGAGGCAGACACAAGCCGTGGGCGCCTTCCCAGAAGGAGCACTTTCCCCCTGGCCGGGGGCCGAGTCATGCCACTGGGGAGACGCAACCGCCACTGCTCCTCCTGTGGTGTCTTTGCAAACCACATCCCCAAAGGCAGCCCGTCGGTGAGACCCTCTAGGAGGGGTAGAGGGGACGGGGATGACTACAGTTCAAGGTCCATGCTGGCCAAGCAGAAGAGGAGGGAGGGGCAGAAGACGGTGTGGTTCAAGGAGAGCGAGGACTCCTCGGACATCGAGGTAGAGATTATCCCAGATACCGTGGGCCGAGTGGAGGAGGAGAcgcaggaggagctggaggaggagttagTGATGGAGGGAGTGGTCAGAGACCCTGCTGCCCCCTGCGCACAGTCTGATGATGGGCAGGAAAGCTCCAGCCTGGAGCCCGGACCTGAGCAGGACCATGGCAGCACTCCTGTGGACAAAGAGAAAGGAGGGAATGATCAGGATGCCTGA